The Fundulus heteroclitus isolate FHET01 chromosome 13, MU-UCD_Fhet_4.1, whole genome shotgun sequence genome contains a region encoding:
- the zdhhc3b gene encoding palmitoyltransferase ZDHHC3 — MKSPAHRTRDIERQAGYLKPEHCAPPPPRGSSGTMWFIRDGCGIACGIITWFLVFYAEFVVVFVLLLPAKSVAYSLFNGVLFNGLAFLALASHAKAMCTDPGAVPKGNATKEFIESLQLKPGQVVYKCPKCCSIKPDRAHHCSVCKRCIKKMDHHCPWVNNCVGENNQKYFVLFTMYIALISFHALLMAAFHFVFCFEEDWAKCSNFSPPATVILLILLCFEGLLFLIFTAVMFGTQVHSICTDETGIEQLKKEERRWAKKSKWMNLKVVFGHPFSIAWLSPFAKPDHGKADMYQYIV, encoded by the exons ATGAAGAGCCCGGCGCACCGCACTAGAGACATCGAGCGGCAAGCCGGATACCTGAAGCCCGAGCATTgcgccccccctcctccccgcGGCAGCTCAGGCACCATGTGGTTTATCCGCGACGGCTGCGGCATCGCCTGCGGCATCATCACCTGGTTCCTGGTCTTCTACGCAGAGTTCGTGGTGGTGTTCGTCCTGCTCCTGCCAGCCAAAAGCGTGGCCTACAGCCTCTTTAACGGGGTGCTCTTTAACGGCCTCGCCTTCCTCGCCCTCGCCTCGCACGCCAAGGCGATGTGCACAGACCCG GGAGCTGTGCCCAAAGGGAACGCAACCAAAGAATTCATCGAAAGTCTGCAGCTCAAACCGGGACAGGTGGTGTACAAGTGTCCAAAGTGCTGCAGCATCAAGCCGGACCGAGCTCACCACTGCAG TGTGTGTAAACGCTGCATCAAAAAGATGGACCACCACTGTCCCTGGGTGAACAACTGTGTCGGAGAGAACAACCAGAAATACTTTGTGCTCTTTACA ATGTACATTGCACTAATATCCTTCCACGCATTACTCATGGCTGCCTTCcactttgttttctgctttgaaGAAGACTGGGCAA AGTGCAGCAACTTTTCACCACCAGCAACAgtcatcctcctcatcctcctctgctTTGAGGGTCTGCTCTTCCTGATCTTCACTGCAGTCATGTTTGGGACTCAGGTCCACTCCATCTGTACCGATGAGACG GGCATCGAGCAGCTaaagaaggaggagagaagatGGGCCAAAAAGTCCAAATGGATGAACCTAAAGGTGGTGTTCGGCCACCCCTTCTCTATAGCCTGGCTCAGCCCGTTTGCGAAGCCGGACCACGGCAAGGCCGACATGTACCAGTACATTGTGTGA